In one Culex quinquefasciatus strain JHB chromosome 2, VPISU_Cqui_1.0_pri_paternal, whole genome shotgun sequence genomic region, the following are encoded:
- the LOC6044460 gene encoding sodium channel protein Nach — translation MNFRRLGGRVIQSIKERRNAEPAPPKDPAEAEQITTGSVVIPWFKNQLRDLCQATALHGYSQIVREGYNPLERTLWVLAVSTAFVTAVVLLWISWTWNAETPTVTVIESTNYATWNLPFPAVTICNLNKISASKALERAQAMSRSQNMSAEELAEMFRLFLHVDGLAEADEREYRRLHDILLENNLEVPQLMGEFAAPCSAMFERCLWKGTQWRCDTLFRTTNSTEGLCCSFNYFGARVRDYEKKSGGAFEPRRVTASGYQTGLSLILNPHVEDYFTTDIATTGFKILIHNSYDFPDENGETRIVRSNSETFLAVLPIETYSTEYAMELDPASRNCFGYNELRMHVMQRYSYSNCMIECSTDQIFKRCRCVPYDLPNNGTLPNCEMKDVRCLQQNLELFRSAIPGRNNLSVTKVMDTAVPSPCRCLPSCEMVQYSVDMITSEMNRTFSNNSVEFFKDIKLQDQSAVHIYFSDLVSTRYRKDIYQNWLGVLASFGGILGLFLGFSIITGFEVVYFFTIRVLFDVCMKSRKK, via the exons ATGAACTTCAGGCGGCTCGGAGGTCGTGTCATCCAATCGATTAAGGAACGACGGAATGCCGAACCTGCACCTCCCAAAGATCCGGCGGAAGCGGAGCAAATCACAACCGGATCCGTCGTCATCCCGTGGTTCAAGAACCAGCTGCGTGACCTCTGCCAGGCAACGGCCCTTCACGGGTACAGTCAGATCGTTCGCGAAGGCTACAATCCACTGGAGCGCACTTTGTGGGTTTTGGCGGTCAGTACGGCGTTCGTCACGGCCGTGGTGCTGCTGTGGATCTCGTGGACCTGGAACGCGGAAACACCGACGGTGACCGTCATCGAGAGCACCAACTATGCCACGTGGAATCTGCCCTTTCCGGCGGTTACCATCTGTAATTTGAACAAGATTTCCGCTAGTAAAGCGCTGGAACGGGCACAAGCCATGTCACGGTCCCAGAACATGAGCGCGGAGGAATTGGCCGAAATGTTTCGGCTGTTTTTGCACGTGGATGGATTGGCCGAAGCGGACGAGCGGGAATATCGCAGGTTGCATGACATTCTGCTGGAAAACAATTTGGAGGTTCCGCAGTTGATGGGTGAATTTGCGGCTCCCTGTTCGGCGATGTTCGAGAGGTGTCTGTGGAAGGGAACCCAGTGGAGGTGTGATACGCTTTTTCGGACCACGAACAGTACGGAGGGATTGTGCTGTTCGTTCAACTATTTTGGAGCCAGGGTTAGAGACTATGAGAA GAAATCGGGAGGAGCATTCGAACCGCGTCGCGTCACCGCCAGTGGCTACCAAACCGGTCTTTCGTTGATCTTGAACCCCCACGTGGAGGACTATTTCACCACGGACATCGCCACGACCGGGTTCAAGATCCTGATACACAATTCGTATGATTTCCCCGATGAAAACGGCGAAACCCGGATCGTCCGCTCCAACTCCGAAACTTTCCTAGCCGTTTTGCCAA TCGAAACCTACAGCACCGAATACGCCATGGAGCTGGACCCGGCCTCGCGGAACTGCTTCGGCTACAACGAACTCCGGATGCACGTGATGCAGCGTTATTCCTACTCGAACTGCATGATCGAATGCAGCACCGATCAGATCTTCAAGCGGTGCCGCTGCGTTCCGTACGATCTGCCCAACAACGGAACGCTACCGAACTGCGAGATGAAGGACGTTCGATGTCTCCAGCAGAACCTTGAACTCTTCCGCAGTGCCATCCCGGGGCGTAACAATTTGTCCGTGACGAAGGTCATGGACACCGCCGTTCCGTCCCCGTGCCGCTGCCTGCCCAGCTGTGAGATGGTTCAGTACTCGGTGGACATGATTACGAGCGAGATGAATCGAACTTTTTCCAACAACTCGGTGGAGTTTTT CAAAGACATTAAACTCCAGGATCAAAGTGCGGTGCACATCTATTTCAGCGATTTGGTGTCAACGCGCTACCGAAAGGACATCTACCAGAACTGGCTAGGGGTGTTGG CTTCCTTTGGAGGGATTCTAGGACTGTTTCTTGGCTTTAGTATTATCACCGGCTTCGAAGTGGTCTACTTCTTCACCATACGTGTGCTGTTCGATGTGTGCATGAAATCGAGAAAGAAGTAG